The DNA window CACTTACCATCATGATTTACAGCAGCTTTTGCTTAACTAAAATATTATTAACACCAAGCATTTGGTAGAATTTATACTGCGATCAAACCAATCACTTGAGAATTCCTTTAAACTCTAATTTACCTTTTCCAATGATGCAAGTTTACTCAAGTATATACATCAAAATACCAAATAAGATAAAGATAATATAGAACAAAACAACAacgtataataaaataatacggagaaaaatttctaacaaagaaaagcaacaaaaaaaattgtataagcAACAAACTTATAATtcaatactttttgaaaaacCTGGAAACCAAACCTTTCCTCATATTTTCATTCCTGACAAGACATACCAAAAATGATAATCTATGTCGGAGTTTCCAATAGCTTTACACAAATATCTAGTAAAATAAACTCTACTGAGTTGCAATCATAATCATCCAATAATCAATAatctacatcatcatcattgtaaggatttacatcatcatcattaggTTCGACATCATAATTTACAGCAGATTTTGGTTAACTGGATAATTATTAACACCATGCATTTGGTAGCATTTATACTATAATCAAACCAATCACTTGAGAATTCTTATAACCAgtgtataataaaataatacagaGAAAACAATTCTAACgaagaaagcaaaaaaataaaaaaaataactgtgTACACAACAAACTTATGATTCAATACTTTTGTAACCAGGAAACCTCTCCATTCCTAATCTTTTCATTCCTGACAAGAAATACCagacattataatatatatcgAGTTTCCAATAGCTTTACACAATTATCTAGTAAGCAAATAAACACTACTGAgttgtaataataatcatcCTTTAATCCAATAaatcattgtatatatatatttacataatcatcatcatcatcgtaaggatttacatcatcatcatggaTTAACATCATGGTCGTATGTTTTGACATCATCGCCGTAAGGattgacatcatcatcataaggTTTGACATCATCATTGTATATTGTTGAACCTTTTTGCATTAAACTGTGGAATCTGCTCATACTTAGACTCAAgtcacagatatatatatatatacgatatcCTTTTACTGTAAGTCAGCAGTGAATGGAAAAGGTAATTTTACATCTCCTAGAAAATTTTGAACCTGAGCTTGGTAGGTAGAATTAACAAACCTCATTAGTGCCATACAGAGAAaagattttatatttaatagcTATCAATCCAACGTCCCAATAATTAATTCCTTCAGACAGCTGCCCTGACTTCCCTGCAAAAAGTCCAAGTTTAAACTTAGCCTATTATTGTGTGACCCATTAGATCTGTATGCTCTATAGTGTAGGGACTACGGTATACTTCCCTTACTTACCCCACTCTCCTAACACAACACATGTAAAGAATAAGTCATACCAAAatcaaaaaacaaattaacaaccAAGTAATAGCATACATTACAGCATTTCAGAATGAATAATTACTTTGGTTAGAACGATTTCAAAATACTTTTCTCTGTATGGCACTAAACGTCTATGAATATGGCATTATTTCTTTACTTATATTATATCTCTCCCTGAAGATCTTCAAACAACTTATGAGAAACAGGAGCAATGAAGAGTTTCACCTCTAAATTTGATCTGATAACAGGAAAGAGGAGCTGTGTGGATACCAATCAGGAGAGCACCAATGAGTTTATACCTGATACAATGTATGCAATATTTCAATACACTCGTAAGTGTAGTTCTCACCACACAGCCTAAGTTTACCTACAATGAGTTTATACGTGATACAatatacacaatatttcaatacACTCGTAAGTGTAGTTCTCACCACACAGCCTAagtatacataataataattgctttttatatagcgctctataccagcaataggtcttaaagtgctttacagacgttatattactcCTGGCAGCAGTTGGCAGTacttatatactgcgcccaatgacaagttaccgcATAGGTACACATTTAATatccctgggtggagagaggcaagtgagataaagcatcttgcccaaggacacaacgtaaagAACTACTGTGGGCAGGAattgaaccagcaatccttggatcatgagtccgatgccttagccaattggccaccacgctctcaaacTGATCAGTACTAATATACCGATCAGCAGAGCACCAATGAGTTTATACCTGATACAatatacacaatatttcaatacACTCATAAGTGTAGCATCACCACACAGCCCCCTGATACTTATCTTAGGCCTTACCTGATATGACAAATTGCACTAAAAGATTCAATGATTAACCAAAATCATAAGAGGGACTTTAAAGGGGGACACAAACCCATCCATCATCTTTGgcttatatgacagagatctttgtgatggATATAAACTCTCCCAAAACAACAGCTAAGATATCATTCTGTTGGGAGATTTCCTGGCTAAATAGGTCTTGTCTTGGAGCTCTCGTTTCTAGAtctatctgtgatgtcataatgtcaCTAGAGTCTGAAACAGTTTatacttttcttttcctttttttcggGGTAGAATGAGAACAGTGTTGACGCAATGTAATCATTAGGTCGAGTGAAGAACCCGATTGGTTATTTTAAATTCAGctaaacccatctccattacaaaaaataaactttgtcaaaaacaaagaagaactTTACAAACGAATGAAGCACACGTGGCTCgctgatgtcatattttagacttgaccaagtcctCAGTCTTGGGTGTGCTGAATTAAATCCATGATATCtaccaaatggaataagatttttacTTAGCTGTTTGGTGAAGTTATTTATGACAGTGATCTCAATCAGAATGACCAATTAGGATGgtagggtttgtgtctcctttaaggcTCAATGTtgtatttgaataaaaaaaatagaaattattcaGCTGAAATAGTTTGGTTTTTAGTACTTCCTTTTCAAGTTTCATACCCTTCAAAtaaaatttgaccaaaaatCAATAGATGATAGTCTGCTAAATATGACACATAACATATTGAGCATGAGGAAAGAATTGGATTTGGATTTGaatagaaaaatataattaattacgCAGAAATGGTTTGGTTTTTACTTCCTCAGTTTTCAGGTCTCATACCTTCAAATAACATTTGACCAAAAATCAATGGTTGATAGTATACTTAATATGACACATAACATATTGAGCATGAGGAAaaataaagatttatatttgaAGGTCTTAAGTAGCATGTCTATATGTAAGCACTATACAGTTTGACCTTGacgacctctgacctccaccaataatAATCCTTTTGCTCAATACAGGTCATTCACACTACAAGATCAGCAAAcgtattatcaatatatatataaacaagttGCCCTACAAAGGATTATGTTTGTACAAAGATTAACATAGCAGTTATTACAAActtcaacaatatatatatgactgCAGTGGATATGAGTGTAGGTGAAACCAAAAACCTAGAAGCGGAAACAATAACTGAAGCTGCTTCAAAAATGCAGCTGTACCTCTTTCCGCAATTTCTTTCTcgaataaaaaaagaaagaaagaattctCTCAGACAAACTATTACATTTTCCATGAACTATTTGTCACCTTCTGATAAATTATCAATTGCTTTCCTACAAACTGTTAACGGCATATGTTTCAACGAACTAGTAGTTTGAAGACACGAATTGGAATTGGTATCGACGAACTATAAATTCGTATCCACGGATTCTTGTTTCATGCGTGTATTTCTGAGGACTTGTGGGGCTAGTCATCCAAATATGGTTGACCGAAGCATGCAGATCTAATGGGTCACACAATAGGCTGAAGAAACAGGTACGGGGAAAACTTGGACTTTTTGCAGGAAAGTCAAGGTTTCagtcacaaaatatgaaaaccttttTGCGGCACCTTTTGAAAGAAATACCCCTTTTGGGAGCCAGACATACTGTACTTGATCTCCTTCTGGTCACACCTGTTAGTCTTCTCAATGACAGTAAAATTATTCATAGGGAGCAGATAAAGGTTTGTAAGGAAACATTTGATAATTCATCAGACTTAGAAAGAAACTTTCCAAGAAATGTTTgattctcttttgaaaatatttccttcCTGCAAATCAGTGATATATAACATGGCATCAGCATCACAAATTAGTGAAAAGAAAGTATTATCTGGACACACTGAAAATAATCAGCAACTGACAATGCTCATCACGATTTTAAACAGAAAATCTATCACAGGTTTCATCTTCCTAACTTATGGATGCATTTGTATCTTTGTATCTTGTTCCATTCTGTAGGTACATTTCATCCATAAATGAAATCTTCCTTAAATCCAaataaaacttcacttgcaCAGAGTTTGGGAAAGTTCCATAGTGTGCTTGACAGAAACATCTCATTTCATCTTCCTAACTTTAGGATGCATTTGTATCTTTGTATCTCGTTCCATTCTGTAGGTACATTTCATCCATAAATGAAATCTTCCTTCAATCCAaataaaacttcacttgcaCAGAGTTTGGGAAAGTTCCATAGTGTGCTTGACAGAAACATCTTGTTTTATCATCCTAACTTTAGGATGCATTTGTATCTTTGTATCTCGTTCCATTCTGTAGGTACATTTCATCCATAAATGATATCTTCCTTAAATCCAaataaaacttcacttgcaCAGAGTTTGGGAAAGTTCCATAGTGTGCTTGACAGAAACATGGACAGACTTTTACTTTTGTACAATTCTATTTTATGTGCttatcctttgttttgttttttataggttttggtCTATTTTATAGTCTTCTCGTGATTTTAGTTTTTTGTGTTCGTATTTTACATagattttttattcctttgatttctctgtctttttattattatttttattattataatgaggCTGGATAGAGCTGTATAAATCTTCTAGCGAGAATGTGCAGTCTTAACCATAAAATGTCTCAATGACAGATCACGATTTCAACCTGGCCAGGTGGGACACCATTACCACCACCACCAATGAAATCAACAGATAACCATTTCAACGAGATGGTGGGGGGTCAACTATGACCTTTATGCATATGGTGTTACTTCTCAAGAACCCTTCTCGAGGGTTCTCTAACACTGAATGAGAAGCGAACATCGGACAGCCGGAAGCAATATTCATATCTCGTCTGGGCTTCTGGAAGGAGGAACTGGTCGTGTCTGGACGAAAGGAATCACTGATGTCCTCCTTGCCCTCCTGATTGAGCAACGTGAAAGTCACTCGGCGCTGAAACGGCCATTTCAGATAGCTATCGTAGGGACCTTTCTTGATCGCAAAGAAAATTGACAAATGGGTGCCCTTGCCTACCCCGTCGCCGTTCAGATAAATGCGTGCGCACATCTTGTATCCATATTTGTCCGTGTAGAATGCATCGGTGTAGAATGAAGTGGGGCCATTCTGAGCTTCAGTCTTCTTCCTGGAGTAATCCTTGATCTCTAACATTAAGATGCCGTCGTAGGAAGTTCGTTCCAAGCGTGAGAGATCCATCTGAAGTCGGGAGAGCTCTGTTTCTTGCACTGAGATGGTGGCTTGGAGCTGTTGTATGTTGATCTCCTTGTTCCGCAGCTCCTCTGCCAGCCGTTTCACGTGCTCGTCCAGCTGCTTCGTCTCCCTTGCCGATACCTCGCTGATGTCTATCACCCTCTCGACCATTTCTATGAAATACTTTGACTTTTCGCCTTGGACTACGATGGCTTTACCGTATTTCTCGAGAATGTGCTTCAACTCTTGTTGGACGTGCTGGTCTTTGGACGAGAGTGTCAGATGCTGCATGACAAAATCAAAAagaaaaccagaatgaaaacatttcatggttccttgctgctgttcattagttccattcatagggaaatttctaacaaagccctaatacaacaacattaatttatgctcacaaacttttgttgccaaagtaatgctaagctctgatatcaattgcaacacacatcagtgtgtgaagactatctaccattatcatcataccaagtttgacgaaattctgACTAGTActtagccaagtaattgcaatttggagtatttcacgtttgaccccatgacctcattaatattcatgaaatgagcaccaaaatcaacagggttaatctacttactatgggccacccactcaccaagtatggtaatgattggtcattcccttgttgagttattgtgcatacaaacttttcataacgaaataatgctaggcccccccccctataaacatgcatgatatcaattgcaacacacatcagtgtgtggagactatctaccaatatcataccaagtttgacgaaattccaataaaaagtagccaagttattgcaacttggaagtttttcacgtttgacctgtgacctcattaatattttttaactttgacctcgtataacttcgcacacgaaggtcacacgggggtcaacctattgacatttatgatcagaaggcacctttgacatctgaaaatagcatcgaaactgtaaaaatccccaaaacacgaaaaggtcaccagaggtcaaattgaggtcaaggatcacccagatgcgggtcgacaactggattacattgaagcaactcccaaccttaacggacagttcgttctcaagttatcacaaaaatactagttttttatcattaattgacctttggtgacctcggatcacatgaccgttaagtttgaaaatattcccctataccatttgcaacttgtcccaaaatatcaactgtgtcacaccttggaactgagagttattgcattaaatgtctgaaaattaactttgacctcgtataactccgcacacgaaggtcacacaggggtcaacccattgacatttatgatcagaaggtacctttgacatctgaaaatagcatcgaaactgtaaaaatccccaaaacatgaaaaggtcaccagaggtcaaattgaggtcaagggtcacccagatgcgggtcgacaattggattacattgaagcaactcccaaccctaacggacaattcattctcaagttatcgcaaaaatactagttttttatcattaattgacctttggtgacctcggatcacatgaccgttaagtttgaaaatattcccctataccatttgcaacttgtcccaaaatatcaactgtgtcacaccttggaactgggaattattgcactaaatgtctgaaaattaactttgacctcatataacttcacacacaaaggtcacctggggtacacctattgacatttttgattggtgagacgtgaatatagcatcaaaactgtaaaaattcaaacatttttttctttgcccattttctcacccaaaatactagtttcttaacattaattgacctttgatgacctcggatcacatgaccgttaagtttgaaaatattcctctataccatttgcaacttgtcccaaaatatcaaccttgttacaccttggccctgggagttattgcattaaatgtctgaaaattaactttgaccttgtataactttacacacaaaggtcacccgggtgtcaacccattgacatttttgatcggaaggtacctttgatatccaaatctagcatcaaaaccaaacattttctttttcgcccgttttctcccaaactaagcacattttttctaatgtgacctttgaccttttgaccttggtttcaaatgtagtttgatctgctgattccaaaaatcaacacgataagtctgtacagccatcctaactccgaccgaaaactttgaccccttataagttcgcacacaaaggtcacacgggggtcaacctatggatatttatgatcggaaggtacctttgacatctgaaaatagcatcgaaactgtaaaaatccccaaaacatgaaaaggtcaccagaggtcaaattgaggtcaagggtcacccagatgtgggtcgacaattggattacactgaagcaactcccaaccctaacggacaattcgttctcaagttatcgcaaaaaaactagttttttaacattaattgacctttggtgacctcacatcacatgaccgttaagtttcaaaatgtttccctaaccagttcacaacttgtcccaaaatatcaaccttgtcgcacattggcactgggagttattgcagttttagtattttgggtttttggaccataactgacctttggtgacctttgtgggcaccaaaaacaatagggttcatctactcactatgggccacccacccaccaagtttgatcatgatcagtcaatcccttgttgagttatcgtgcatacaagcttaagcgtcacacacacacacacacacacacccacacacacgccaacctgaatacataggttcctttgcttttagcaaggaaccaaaaatttgTGCTGAATCTAAAATGGACGTGTCGTATCGTGTCATGCCTAGCAActacaaaatgtaaataaacaaacaaaaaataaaataaacgaaAAAAACAACTACCGTACATCAATAAACAAATGAGTAAATGAATTAAACAAATCACTACACGAACACGTTACCAAATTACtacacaaataaacaaatatgtcTAAACGAAAAAACAATTgcataaataaacaaagaagTAAATAATctgaacaaataaaaacataaataagtTAAAAGacaaatacataaattaaaaagtaagtaaacaaacaaatacataaataaataacaatgatGAAGGTGTTGTTACATCCACTGCACACTGTTTGCAATAAACTACCTGTACTGGTCAAGGTCACATTAATGCCCCTTGATAAGTTACATTTCTTAAAACTGTCAGACACTATCAACTGCCTGTCAGGAAAACACTGCATGTACCACCAACTGGACTAGCAAACTGGTCATCAGTTGTGTTTTTAAGAACATGCATGCTGCCCTCATATAAAAATATTCCATGTTACAAAGGTCAAGTTGATAATTTGAAATAGTCTGGCATAGTGCAGCAGGTATTAACCTTTTTGTGATTTCACTTACTTCttacaaaggggggggggggtaaattttTGTCTGGCCCCTAAAAAAggtcagatttttttttttttaggacaTACAGTAGGTTCTGCCTGCCCTCCGGAAAAGCTTTGGGCCACCCTAAGAGGAGAGGTTAAGCCACGCCCGTACTGTCACCAAGCATGTTGAGCACTACTTTAAATACTGCAATTAATTAAACTTCAATTCTTCTTTTTGTCCACTAAACAATcataaagtttgaaattattcATGATTACATTCCATAGATGATATCACCTAGAAACACttcaatattaatatgaataatagTCAGATTGatgacccaccccctcccctctctccaaCAGTACTATAAAGTACTATACACAGATATAACTCTACACTTAAATAAGGCCTTCAGACTTTGGATTTGATCACGTAGTGTAAATTATTACGTAatatgagggggaggggggcatgagaccctatccccctccccacattGGTAATGCTACTGTCAAGGATTTTGATGACCAGTGACATTGCCATGGGGGCATGGCAGGGGCACAAACTCCCCCAACTATTCagcaccccccctcccccaacaaaatattccatatcagaaaaagaaagaaagagatacACAAATTTTGACTTCTACTGACTATATAATTAACTTAAGTCTAACTCCAAAATTCTGTTGCTAATAGGTTATTGAACAGGTTCTTGAAATGATTGAAAGCACAAAAGTTTGAGGTGATTCCCTCTTTCATCCCCATCCGAAGCCTTATGTTAAGCAGGCTCAAGTAACACATGCCAACATGGCACCAGTTTGCATTACCCACATTCTGTGCTCCCCTAAATGTTGCTCTCATTCTGaaccactcccctcccctcctgtcTGCCCCCCTCTACCCCGTCCTGTCCGACCCTGGCACATCCAAACTATCTGGCAATGGACTCGGGGATGACTTTTTTGGCCAAACAGTAAATAAGACAACAAGGGGACTTATAAGGGTATACAATTATCATCTACTAGATCATCACTTTATTACAAACTGCTTTAATAGTAGTATCTAACATGTTTTAAAGTTTATAGtatttcagatttttgttatgAGCTTTAATTGTCCAAAACATTTTAAAGCTGTTGGATAGTCTTGTCTGTGACACTTTTTCTTTGAACATACTTAACCTGGTAGAGTAAACTAATTGCATACAGATGACTGTATACCACTGTACAACAGTAACAACACTACACAATGAATGTTGTGTATGGTTCCACAATGTTTGGACTTTCTACTTGAGACCAAAAGTGGGTTAACTTCAAGCTGTTGAGATGTTACCCAACTTCACACAAATACAGGTATATGACGGAATGGAAAACGTGACCAGTGCGTATCAATTTATCTTCTGAAATGCCCTCAGATAGTTCACAGTAAATATTTTGCCAAGGAAGGAGACAGATAATATTTTGCTACAGTGGAAAAATATTTTCTGGTTTAAACTttacaaaattgaaacaaacaattttGCACAGGTCTACACTGTGtatcaatttgttttattgtgaAAATGGTTCctttctttaacattttatgTCAAATATAACAGGAACGACCTTTCAGGAGGGTTACATTACGTACAACACCTGAAATGAAAGCTGGGCTAGCCAGCCAATATGGACACAGAATTATTGACTTCCTTCCTAAATTAAGTATAAAATTGGAATGACGATTGGGTAATTATTACCTGTAGACTATATACGTGAAACAGACATACTAAACTTACTAATATTATTGTTCATTCGAAAGAATCATTTTACTTTGCAgctaaattaaacttaaatcGTACTAACCTGCAGATCACCCAGTGTGCTGCTGATGGCAAAGTTTGAGTCCTGCAAAGAATACCAAGGATAAGAGTGTAAAAGATGATAGAAGTGAAGACGATTTTACAATGACTGGATTAAATATGAGGAAGACAAAGAATATACAACTGATGGTAAGATGGTATATGGATATAAAGTGAAGGCATTACCGGTAACTTTCTTTCAAAGGCTAGCGGAACTGACGATCTGGCTGACTTTTCACAACGGTTTAGCTCTATTCTTGTG is part of the Apostichopus japonicus isolate 1M-3 chromosome 22, ASM3797524v1, whole genome shotgun sequence genome and encodes:
- the LOC139963339 gene encoding TNF receptor-associated factor 2-like; translation: MASYAQDTSDSGAGMTGMPETEQDSNFAISSTLGDLQHLTLSSKDQHVQQELKHILEKYGKAIVVQGEKSKYFIEMVERVIDISEVSARETKQLDEHVKRLAEELRNKEINIQQLQATISVQETELSRLQMDLSRLERTSYDGILMLEIKDYSRKKTEAQNGPTSFYTDAFYTDKYGYKMCARIYLNGDGVGKGTHLSIFFAIKKGPYDSYLKWPFQRRVTFTLLNQEGKEDISDSFRPDTTSSSFQKPRRDMNIASGCPMFASHSVLENPREGFLRSNTICIKVIVDPPPSR